The Streptomyces sp. NBC_01268 genome segment CATCGAAACTTCCTGACCATTCTTTTCAGCAGAACTGAACGATCCGGCGGCGGGGGCGGGGACCTCGACGGGCTTCTTCGCCGCCTTGGGAGTGCGCGGCCCCATCTGGGCGATCAGGGTGGCGCCGAAGGCGATCGCCATGCCGAGCAGCTGCACCGGGCCGAGCGCCTGGCCGAGCGCGGCCCAGCCGATGACGGCGGCGGTGATCGGCGAGAGCGGGCCGAGGAGGGTGACGGAGGAGGCGCTCAGCCGCTCGATGCCGCGGAACCAGAGGAAGTAGGAGATCGCGGTGTTGCCGAAGGCGAGGTAGGCGTAGCCGGCCAGGTTGGTGCCGGTCAGGGCGGGCGGGGCGCCCTCGATCAGGAAGGCGACGGGCAGGATGATCAGGCCGCCCGCGGAGAGCTGCCAGCCGGTCAGGGCGAGCGCGCCGACACCCTCGGGGCGGCCCCAGCGCTTGGTGAACACGGTGCCCGCGGACATCGAGAGCGCGGAGAGCAGTCCGGCGACGACGCCGATCGTGTCGAGCGCGGCTCCGGCCTTGAGGACCACGAGGCTGACGCCGAAGGCGGCGGCGACGGCGGTGAGCAGCGCCTTCACGGTGGGCTTGTCGCCCAGGAGGAGGGCGGCGAGGCCGACGACGAAGAGCGGGCCGACCGAGCCGACGACGGCGGCCACACCGCCGGGCAGGCGGTAGGCGGCGAGGAAGAGGAGCGGGAAGAAGGCTCCGATGTTCAGGGCGCCGAGCACCGCGGACTTCCACCACCAGGCCCCCTGCGGCAGCTTGCGGGTGAGGGCGAGGAGGACGAGGCCGGCGGGCAGGGCGCGCAGGAGGCCGGTGAGGAGCGGCCGGTCGGGCGGCAGGAACTCCGTGGTCACGAAGTAGGTGGAGCCCCAGGAGATCGGGGCGAGCGCGGTCAGTGCGACGGTTGCGGCCTTGCGGGACATGGCAGGTTCCCCCTGGGGTGGCTGGCAGCTCGCCGGGTGGCTTGCTGGTAATTAACTTACCACTAAGCTACTTACTTGCAAGTGGCTTTCTTGCCATCGAGTCAGCAGAGAGAGGAGACTGGGGCCATGGAGAAGCACACGCCCGCCACCGGACCCGACCACGACGCCGTCGACGCCATCACCGACCAGTGGGCCGCGGTCCGCCCGGACCTGGACACCCTGCCGATGGCCGTCTTCGGGCGGATCTACCGGCTGGCCGGCGCGATGCGCGGCAAGGTGGACAAGGCGTACGCGCCGTACGGGGGGATGTCGCTGGGCGAGTTCGACGTGCTCGCGACGCTGCGGCGTTCCGGGGAGCCGTACACCCTCTCACCGCGTCAGCTGACCGCCACGCTGATGATCACGACCGGTGGGATGACGGGCCGTCTGGACAAGCTGGAGCGGGCCGGACTGATCACCCGCAGCCCCGACCCGAACGACCGGCGCGGGCTGCGGGTCACCCTCACCGAGGAGGGCCGCACCCTCGTGGACCAGGCCGTCGGCGCCGGGCTCGCCCAGCAGACCGCGGCCCTGGAGGCGGCGCTCACCCCGGAGGAGTCGGAGCAGCTCTCGGCGCTCCTGCGCAGGCTGCTCGCCACGACGGTCTGAAACAGGCGAGGGCGCCGCGCGGTAGCTCGTACCGTGCGACGCCCTCGTGAAGGAACGAGTGGGGCTTACGCCTTCTTCCGCGACTTGTCGAGCACGGCCACCAGGCCGATGATCACCAGGAAGAGCACCAGCGGTGCGGCGACAAACAGGCCGAGGGTCTCGGCGACACTCAGCTTGGGGGCCGGGTCGTCACCGTCGTCGCGGGTGAGCGCGAGCGCGGGGGACGACATGAGCAGCATCATCAGCGTCGTACCGGCCGCGACAGCACCGGCGCGCAGGGCGTTCTTCTTGTCCACGGTGCAAAAGTAGCGAACACCTAAACGGACCGCGCGCCCGGGGGTGCCGTACGGGCTCCGACCTCCTCCGCCAGCACCCGGAACAGGTCGTGCGCGCGCGGCGAGGCGGCCAGGTCCTCCAGGGTCACCGGCTGCCCGTCGGGACCCGCGACCGGCAGCCGCCAGTTGGGGTACTGGTCCCAGGTCCCGGGCAGGTTCTGCGGCCGCCGGTCCCCCACCGCGTCCGGCAGCCACACCCCGACCATCCGCGCCGGGGTGGCGGCCAGGAACCGGTGGAAGGCCCTGGCCTCCGCCGCCTCGTCGCCCGGGCCCTCCGGCAGCATCCCGAGCCGCTGGAGCAGCCCCAGCCACTCCGCGGTCTCGGCCGCGTCCCTGGTCCGCTCGCGCCCCAGGTCGCCGGTGAGCAGCCCGAGCCGGTGGCGCAGCGTCACATGGGCGCCGGAGAGCCGGGCGGCGGTGGAGGGCAGGTCGTGGGTGGTGGCGGTGGCCACGCAGTCGGCCCGCCAGGCCTCCGGGGGCAGCGGGCGGCCGGTGCCGGCCCAGTCCCGTTCGAACCAGAGCACGGAGGTGCCGAGCACCCCGCGCCGGGCGAGGGCCTCCCGCACCCCCGGCTCGACCGTGCCGAGGTCCTCGCCGATGACCGAGGCCCCGGCCCGGTGGGCCTCCAGGACGAGGACGGCGAGCATGGCCTCGGCGTCGTGGCGGACG includes the following:
- a CDS encoding EamA family transporter produces the protein MSRKAATVALTALAPISWGSTYFVTTEFLPPDRPLLTGLLRALPAGLVLLALTRKLPQGAWWWKSAVLGALNIGAFFPLLFLAAYRLPGGVAAVVGSVGPLFVVGLAALLLGDKPTVKALLTAVAAAFGVSLVVLKAGAALDTIGVVAGLLSALSMSAGTVFTKRWGRPEGVGALALTGWQLSAGGLIILPVAFLIEGAPPALTGTNLAGYAYLAFGNTAISYFLWFRGIERLSASSVTLLGPLSPITAAVIGWAALGQALGPVQLLGMAIAFGATLIAQMGPRTPKAAKKPVEVPAPAAGSFSSAEKNGQEVSMDLEGSAVRR
- a CDS encoding MarR family winged helix-turn-helix transcriptional regulator codes for the protein MEKHTPATGPDHDAVDAITDQWAAVRPDLDTLPMAVFGRIYRLAGAMRGKVDKAYAPYGGMSLGEFDVLATLRRSGEPYTLSPRQLTATLMITTGGMTGRLDKLERAGLITRSPDPNDRRGLRVTLTEEGRTLVDQAVGAGLAQQTAALEAALTPEESEQLSALLRRLLATTV